GCGCCTTCGGGTCGAGGAAGATCGAGTACGACATCATCCATGTTTGCCGTAAGCGGCTGGAAGAACCTCTGGCGGTTTCCTGGGCGCGCATGCGCCGTTGGGTGAAGGACGAGGCGACGCGCCTCAAGGAGCTTCTGGAGCACTCGCACGGAAAGGACCTGCCCGAAGCGGACCTCCGGGTCATCCTGCGGGGGAAGGCCCTGGAGTTCTACAGCCGGCACTATGGCCAGGTCTACACAGGTGATGGTCAGGTGCTCTCCGTGCGGGACGCGCTGTTGGGAATAAACCAGCTCCTGGACGACCTGCTCCAGGGGGAGGGCGAGAACGGCAAGCGCCGCCCACCGGAGGAGGCCGAGCCGGCTTCGCGCCTGTTCCTGCGCATCTTCCAGGGACGCACTTCCATGCCGAGGGATGAGCTCCACAAGACCCTTCGAGGCACCGGGGTTTCCCAGGGAGATCTGGAGGCGTGCGGTTGGATCCGGGTCGTTGGTACCACGGTCCACGTGGTCCCCATCGCGGAACGCTTCCAGTACTTCACCACGCCGGGACGGAACCGCAAGGTGTTGAAGACAGACCTCGACCAGGCGCACTTCCTCATCGGAGCGACCATGCCGGGAAGCGGCATCGACGTGACTGATGAGCTGAACCGCGGCTCTTTCAAGGTCAAGAAGTCTGTTGACGCCCTCTTGGACTGGTACGCCCAGACAGACCCGGACGATGGCGTCAGCCGAGCCGCACGCCTTGCCCTCGACCTGCTCGGACACTGGCGTGCCCGACCTGCGAAGGGACCGGAGGTGAGACAGATGACCTTGTTTGACCGACTCGAGGAGGAGGACGACTGATGCGACAGATGTCCAGTAGCGCATGGCTGCGCCGCGGCTCGAGCATCGTCTTTGACAAGCACAGCTTGGGCCCATTGATTACGGACGGCTACCTGGTTTCCCTGCGCGAGGCGCTCTCGTGGATGAAGTCATGGCCAGCGCAACCGCCGGATGACAGGCAAACCGTGCTGATCTGCGGCCTGGAGACCTGCCTGGAGGTGTTTTCCCCAGAAGACGCAGAGGCGTTCCTTCAGAACCGCATCAAGCCGTTTGTCCTGGAGTTCCAGTCGCGCTGGGACCAGCGAGGGTTGGTGTTCGGCTTCGGCACTCCAGAGAAGTCGTTCGAGGTCACAGCTTCTCAAGAGGAGGTGTTGTTCCTCCGGCGAGACCGGAAGCGGGTGCGTCTTTCCTACTCTTTGTGGGACGGCAGCGCCACGATGAACGTCACCCGATTGATGCGCGACGACAGACAGACAGGGAGGAGAGTAACGCTTGGATACTATGTCCCAAGAATATCTTGACCTCCAGCCGGGCCGGAAAGTAGCCCATCCGGAGCTGGGCGAAGGCGTCGTTGTCGGCGTCGAGCCGACGGGGTTCGTCCGCGTCTTCTTCCGTGCCATAGGTGAACGTCAGGTCCCCGCTGAGATTCTCCGTGAAGCTGAGACTTGGACCGACCGGGTCATCTCCAGCCTGCGGCCTTTCACGCCCGCGGCCCTGGAACGGCTGTGGCTGGCGCTGGAGGCTGCTGAATTGCCGCTCATGGAGAGCGCGGCCACCCTGACCTCCGCCAAGGTCGACCTCTTGCCTCACCAGGTGGTGTTGGTGCACCGGGTAGCCAATGCCCAACCCCGACGGTTCCTCATAGCCGATGAAGTCGGGCTCGGGAAGACCATAGAGACCGCGCTGATCCTCCGGGAACTCGCATCCCGCGGTGAGCTCCGACGGGCCCTGATGGTCGTGCCGGCAGGGCTCGTGGACAACTGGCGGAGGGAACTCAACGAAGTCTTCAACCTGGACTTCGAAGTGCTTGGGACGGAAG
The DNA window shown above is from Thermovirga lienii DSM 17291 and carries:
- a CDS encoding hypothetical protein (KEGG: vei:Veis_0100 hypothetical protein~SPTR: Putative uncharacterized protein) — encoded protein: MRQMSSSAWLRRGSSIVFDKHSLGPLITDGYLVSLREALSWMKSWPAQPPDDRQTVLICGLETCLEVFSPEDAEAFLQNRIKPFVLEFQSRWDQRGLVFGFGTPEKSFEVTASQEEVLFLRRDRKRVRLSYSLWDGSATMNVTRLMRDDRQTGRRVTLGYYVPRIS